The following are encoded together in the Bacillus sp. NP157 genome:
- a CDS encoding sorbitol dehydrogenase family protein yields MHAPHATTGPGGDMPENPARRRILVSAGLVAAAGALLPWSRMAYAATPAQASAAELDAFLTLGRRLTGRDGLPADISARLFVALAGGDRGFPARIAALARALDAAGIDDMRRFKDSPVDRDPDMKALVVSIVSGWYLGYTGEPKSLVAKDDTAFITYTGALMFEPTHDVTVIPTYARAGTDYWAAAPTTIASD; encoded by the coding sequence ATGCATGCTCCCCATGCGACAACGGGGCCTGGCGGCGACATGCCTGAAAACCCGGCGCGCCGTCGTATCCTCGTTTCCGCCGGCCTGGTCGCCGCCGCAGGCGCCCTGCTCCCCTGGTCCCGCATGGCCTACGCGGCCACGCCCGCCCAGGCCAGCGCGGCCGAACTCGACGCCTTCCTCACGCTCGGTCGCCGCCTCACCGGTCGCGACGGCCTCCCTGCGGACATCTCCGCACGCCTGTTCGTCGCCCTCGCCGGGGGCGACCGCGGTTTTCCCGCGCGCATCGCCGCACTCGCGCGTGCGCTCGACGCCGCCGGGATCGACGACATGCGCAGGTTCAAGGACTCGCCGGTCGATCGCGACCCGGACATGAAAGCCCTGGTGGTCAGCATCGTCAGCGGCTGGTACCTCGGCTACACCGGCGAGCCGAAGTCGCTGGTGGCGAAGGACGACACCGCCTTCATCACCTACACCGGCGCGCTGATGTTTGAGCCCACGCACGACGTCACCGTGATCCCGACCTACGCCCGTGCCGGCACGGACTACTGGGCCGCCGCGCCCACCACCATCGCCAGCGACTGA
- a CDS encoding LacI family DNA-binding transcriptional regulator has protein sequence MPKQKTRIVDLAAAARVSPATVDRVINGRGGVSERVQSRVLEAAKRLKLNRVIDTPPARWLNVPILMQSPTIHFYDELSRRFEGHQVAMHQLRVRCQVHPFASIVPGEIAEQIEAQARHADALVLTTHDHPVVREAVRRVASHCPVVTLASDIPSSGRIAYVGTDTHAAGRLAGELMGRFLGPQGGPVLVIKGYHHFRSHEQRERGFADALRENFPGAHIIARGDSREDPLSTAEITRDVLRAVPGLRGIYNTSVGDEGVAQVLVEQTRPRDVVFIGHDLTDSNRRLLELGRMDAVLDQNLAAQVARALQHVLARFGRSATPAPHLQPSSIVMRENLPEVG, from the coding sequence ATGCCCAAGCAAAAAACCCGGATCGTCGACCTGGCTGCCGCCGCGCGGGTCAGCCCGGCCACGGTCGATCGGGTGATCAATGGACGTGGCGGAGTCAGTGAACGGGTGCAGTCCCGGGTACTCGAAGCCGCGAAGCGACTGAAGCTCAACCGGGTGATCGACACGCCGCCGGCGCGCTGGCTCAACGTGCCGATCCTGATGCAGTCGCCCACCATCCATTTCTACGACGAGCTGTCGCGCCGCTTCGAGGGCCACCAGGTCGCCATGCACCAGCTGCGCGTGCGCTGCCAGGTGCATCCGTTCGCATCGATCGTGCCCGGGGAAATCGCCGAACAGATCGAAGCCCAGGCCCGCCACGCCGATGCGCTCGTGCTCACCACCCACGACCATCCCGTGGTTCGCGAGGCGGTGCGCCGCGTCGCCAGCCACTGCCCCGTGGTCACCCTCGCATCGGACATCCCCTCCAGCGGCCGGATCGCCTACGTCGGCACGGACACCCATGCGGCCGGACGCCTCGCCGGCGAGCTGATGGGACGTTTCCTCGGCCCGCAGGGCGGTCCGGTGCTCGTCATCAAGGGTTACCACCACTTCCGCAGCCACGAACAGCGCGAGCGCGGCTTTGCCGACGCCTTGCGCGAAAACTTTCCCGGTGCGCACATCATCGCCCGCGGCGACAGCCGCGAGGATCCGCTCAGCACCGCCGAAATCACCCGTGACGTGTTGCGCGCCGTGCCTGGGCTGCGCGGGATCTACAACACCTCGGTGGGCGACGAAGGCGTGGCCCAGGTCCTCGTCGAACAGACCCGCCCGCGCGACGTCGTCTTCATCGGCCACGACCTCACCGACAGTAACCGGCGCCTGCTCGAGTTGGGGCGGATGGACGCGGTGCTCGACCAGAACCTCGCCGCACAGGTCGCGCGCGCACTGCAGCATGTACTCGCGCGCTTCGGGCGCTCAGCCACGCCGGCGCCGCACCTGCAGCCGAGCAGCATCGTCATGCGCGAGAACCTGCCGGAAGTCGGTTGA